CGGTCAATTTCATGGTCCGGTCAAGGAGGTTGAACTGTATGATAAAAAAGCTATTGAAAGATAAACGGGGCGTCGCCGTGGTGGAAATGGCCATCGTCCTGCCCCTGTTGCTCTTATTTGTGGGCGGGGTGATCGATTTCGGCTTTGGCTTCTGGTACAAACAGACTTTAACCTGGGCCTCCCGGGTCGGGGCCCGCGAGGCTGCGGTGCAAGTCCTGGCCTGGGATGGCAATACTGCGGGTGCCATCAAGGCCAAGGTCGTTGAAGCCGTTAAAGACGGGTGTGGGAAGGATATTAGTGCCGATAATGTGACCATTG
This genomic window from Deltaproteobacteria bacterium contains:
- a CDS encoding pilus assembly protein is translated as MIKKLLKDKRGVAVVEMAIVLPLLLLFVGGVIDFGFGFWYKQTLTWASRVGAREAAVQVLAWDGNTAGAIKAKVVEAVKDGCGKDISADNVTI